The sequence below is a genomic window from Ignavibacteriales bacterium.
AGCATCATAGCCGCTGCAAATGCCGGTGTAAATTTTCTCTCCTGCTTTAAATTCTTTTCTCTGAAAGAAGGGATCAGTCTGTCAAAATAATATTCTGATATCTTAGCATCTTTATACACTGAAGATTGTTTCATCAAAGATTTTAAGTCCAAATATTCCTTCATCAGCTCAGGGTTATTTCCAATTTCCTGATTGAAGGCTTTACTTTCTTCAGGAGAAAGTGCCCCATCTAAATATTCAATAAGTTTTCTATTCATTTTCATTTTTCATCATCTCAGCCATTTTAGTTACAGCATGAAAATAATTTGATTTTAATCCTCCAATGCTTTTCCCAGTTACTTTTGATATTTCTTCATAAGAAAGTTCATCGAAGTTTCGCAGTATAAAAACTTCTCTTTGTTTTACAGGAAGTTTCTGAAGACAAAAGTTAATTTTTTCAATTTGTTCATTTGCTTCGATCTCATTTATAAGGCTGCCATCCGCTGCTTTAGTTCTTATTTCATTATCATTTTCACTGAAATTAAAAATCTTCCTTATACTCCTCTTCTTTAGAAAGTTAAGACTTCTTGTCGACGTTATCCTGAATATCCAGGTATATAATGAAGACTTAAACTCAAACGTGTGCAGTTTATTATAAAGTGTAACCAGAACTTCCTGCACAATCTCATCAGCATCAAGATGATTGCCGGACATACGACGTGCATGCCAATAAATTTTTTGCTGATACTTTTTTATTAGTTTATTAAAAGCACTTTCATCACCAGCAATAAATTCTTTAACTAAGTCAAAATCATTTGTTTCCGGCATAACATGTTATTCCATTGGTTGGACAACGTTCTGTCTGCTTAGGTTTAAATCTAATTATTTAAACCCTCCACGTATTATTTCTGTCCAATGTTCAAACATAACATAAAGGAGAAAAAAATGAAAAGAACATTCTTTGCGATAATAGTAATAACTCTTATTGCAGTAGTATTGCTGCCGGATGCTTTCGCTCAAAACAGAAAATTTCGTAAGAAGGAACACCGGATGGAAAGAATGCACAGATTGGAAAGACTAAATCTCACTGATGAGCAGCAAAAGAAAGTTGATGAATTCAGAGTTTCCCATCAGCGTGAAATGATCGATCTGAGAAGCGAACTCGACAAAGCTAAACTTGATATTCGTGAACTGAAAAACAAGTCTGATTATAAAAGAAGTGATTTGATATCAGCAGTTGAAAAGCTTAGTGCTATAAAAAATAAAATCGCTATAGCACAGACGAATCATCATATGGATATTTATG
It includes:
- a CDS encoding periplasmic heavy metal sensor; this encodes MKRTFFAIIVITLIAVVLLPDAFAQNRKFRKKEHRMERMHRLERLNLTDEQQKKVDEFRVSHQREMIDLRSELDKAKLDIRELKNKSDYKRSDLISAVEKLSAIKNKIAIAQTNHHMDIYELLDKNQKEVWNNFRPKRFDKPVKRIDKRMEDTE
- a CDS encoding RNA polymerase sigma factor yields the protein MPETNDFDLVKEFIAGDESAFNKLIKKYQQKIYWHARRMSGNHLDADEIVQEVLVTLYNKLHTFEFKSSLYTWIFRITSTRSLNFLKKRSIRKIFNFSENDNEIRTKAADGSLINEIEANEQIEKINFCLQKLPVKQREVFILRNFDELSYEEISKVTGKSIGGLKSNYFHAVTKMAEMMKNENE